A portion of the Cryptomeria japonica chromosome 5, Sugi_1.0, whole genome shotgun sequence genome contains these proteins:
- the LOC131032716 gene encoding uncharacterized protein LOC131032716, whose product MSKELPHGNSSRKIVETIFKSSWFKPQMKNVKVERVVKINHREDILCRFEEYREMTKRKAGKECSRCMADGNEMLRFHGFSIMCSLNVINGVVELCSLKGCNVCKILRTLFYYKRRTSLSVLYTTASSRLAHDCIHIHSHDDAGSTIAVKRRVMLVCRVIAGHLHNQESCWMQVGIYSHCMTEEAYYSNVRAFLPRFLIVYSLRE is encoded by the coding sequence ATGTCGAAAGAGCTTCCTCATGGCAATTCATCTCGCAAAATAGTAGAGACGATATTCAAATCAAGCTGGTTCAAGCCTCAAATGAAGAATGTGAAAGTTGAAAGAGTTGTCAAGATAAATCACAGAGAAGATATTCTATGCAGATTTGAAGAATACAGAGAAATGACCAAGAGAAAAGCTGGTAAGGAATGTAGCCGTTGTATGGCTGATGGGAATGAAATGCTGAGATTTCATGGCTTCTCCATCATGTGTTCTCTGAATGTTATCAATGGAGTAGTGGAGCTTTGTTCATTAAAGGGTTGCAATGTCTGCAAAATTCTTAGAACTCTGTTCTACTACAAGCGTAGAACAAGTTTAAGTGTTTTATACACTACAGCTAGTAGTAGACTAGCTCATGATTGTATTCATATCCACAGTCATGATGATGCAGGTTCCACCATTGCTGTGAAAAGGAGGGTTATGCTGGTTTGTAGAGTGATAGCAGGGCACTTACATAACCAAGAGTCATGTTGGATGCAGGTGGGGATTTATTCACATTGTATGACAGAAGAAGCATATTATTCAAATGTTAGAGCTTTTCTGCCCCGCTTTCTCATTGTATATTCCCTTAGAGAGTGA
- the LOC131876308 gene encoding uncharacterized protein LOC131876308, producing MAFPMLFPFGVALPLQPHIKHVHLHEYALHLMRYANQRFGQHVRFRYYIYNLIMRHRLQQSAAIFIRTNLGEPIPTTMEALHERLQNTLDDQLPNQLLRFGATLRGTRAYWSKSRKELTAMIFQLGIPTLFFTLTSTDTKWPNLHRLFSGNDGQNTQFTRKQLIDHVICNPHITSLYLHNRFTIFRQEVIQKLFQAKDHWYRYEWQHHGSGHIHGFLWLPGAPNMETIDWTDDNEVQMAKAFFDKYVSAWNPRNAADRMNAIHYTTLDDPCLADTKKIFTIDPALDYDALLNTLQRHTKCTEHTCLKKKGPTFECRYKAPWVQQEMSTLTVDNDNNPCYKPTRNDDRLNIHNPWMLSLWRANIDCQPVTSKKVVLQYISKYASKSENKSQSYIEMLKTIVNTTKSEDTILLTYQKFMMGMVVDRDISAQETCHMLQKLPLLSCSRQFVGRKILHRVIKSNNGTDLSTTYVHAYMQRPFEKCNKSARISTRVLI from the coding sequence ATGGCATTCCCAATGCTTTTCCCATTTGGAGTTGCACTTCCACTTCAGCCACATATCAAACATGttcatttacatgaatatgctctCCACTTAATGAGATATGCTAATCAAAGATTTGGACAACATGTTAGATTTCGATATTACATTTACAATCTAATTATGAGACATCGTTTGCAACAATCTGCAGCTATCTTCATTAGAACTAATTTGGGAGAACCTATCCCAACCACTATGGAAGCGCTGCATGAACGCTTGCAAAACACTCTTGATGATCAGTTGCCAAATCAATTGTTGCGATTTGGTGCAACACTTCGAGGCACTCGTGCATATTGGAGTAAATCTAGAAAAGAGCTTACTGCAATGATCTTCCAATTGGGGATCCCAACATTGTTCTTTACATTGACCTCAACTGATACTAAATGGCCTAATTTGCATAGGCTTTTCTCTGGAAATGATGGCCAAAACACACAGTTTACAAGAAAACAACTTATAGACCATGTGATTTGCAATCCACATATAACATCATTATACCTTCACAATAGATTTACAATATTTCGTCAAGAAGTTATTCAAAAGTTGTTCCAAGCAAAGGATCATTGGTATAGGTATGAATGGCAACACCATGGCTCAGGGCATATTCATGGCTTCTTATGGCTCCCTGGAGCACCAAATATGGAAACCATTGATTGGACAGATGATAATGAGGTCCAAATGGCAAAAGCTTTCTTTGACAAATATGTTTCTGCTTGGAATCCTCGCAACGCAGCAGACCGGATGAATGCAATACACTACACTACATTGGATGATCCATGCCTAGCTGATACAAAAAAAATCTTCACCATAGACCCTGCATTGGATTATGACGCATTACTTAATACTTTACAGAGACACACAAAATGCACAGAACATACATGCCTCAAGAAAAAGGGTCCCACATTTGAATGTCGTTACAAAGCTCCATGGGTTCAACAAGAGATGTCTACGTTGACAGTTGACAATGACAACAACCCATGCTATAAACCTACAAGAAATGATGATCGTTTGAATATTCATAATCCTTGGATGCTTTCACTATGGAGAGCTAATATTGATTGTCAACCAGTCACTTCAAAAAAAGTTGTCCTCCAATACATTTCAAAGTATGCTTCCAAATCAGAAAACAAATCGCAATCCTATATTGAAATGCTAAAAACGATAGTGAATACAACTAAATCTGAAGATACCATCTTACTAACATATCAGAAATTTATGATGGGCATGGTAGTAGACCGTGATATCAGTGCAcaagaaacttgccatatgttACAGAAATTGCCTCTTTTAAGTTGTAGCCGACAATTTGTTGGCAGAAAAATACTGCATCGTGTCATAAAATCAAATAATGGAACTGACCTTTCCACAACTTATGTCCATGCTTATATGCAGCGCCCTTTTGAAAAATGCAACAAGTCTGCTAGAATCAGCACAAGGGTTCTCATATAA